The Nocardia sp. NBC_00508 nucleotide sequence GATATCGGAACCGGCTTCGGGTTCGGTGATGGCGTGCGCCGCGATCAATTCCCCGGAACACAACCGCGGCAGCCAGTGCGACTGCTGCTCGGGCGTGCCGAATTCGACGATCGGCATCAGGCAGGCGAACAGGTGTGCCGCCACCGAGAAGCCGAATCCGGTATCGGCGGTGCCGACCCCGAGGGCTTCCATCAGCGCGACCGCCGACACGGCGTCCAGGCCGCTACCACCGTGCTCCTCGGGCACGGTCGCGCCGAGGATCCCCTGTTTGCCAGCGAGCTGCCAGCGGCGCCGGAAGTCCGGTGGGGAAAAGGTTCCGGTGCCGCCCAGGTCGCGGCGGGCGAATGCGGTCAGCGCCGCGCACATCGCCTCGGTGTCCGCGGGGAGATCGAAGTTCATCTGGCTCAGTCCTGCCCGTCTTCTTGGAGGAGAAGGTGATAGTTGATGCCGCCGGTGCCGAAGGAGCTCACACCCGCCCGTCGTGGCCTGCCCGATTCCGCCTGCCACGGAGACGACGCCCGAGGCAGCACCGCGGGGATGTCGTGCAATGGCAAATCGGGGTTGATCGTGGTCAGGTGTGTGTTGTGCGGAAACACGCCCGCGCGCACGGCCTGTAGCGCGTGCAGCAACCCGGCTCCGCCCGCTGCCGCGAAGGTGTGGCCGATCAATGCCTTCACCGAGCCGATCACCAGCGGGCGAGCACGCTGCGGTGCGGCGTAAACAGCGGCCGTGGCGGCGATTTCGACCCGATCCCCCACGCGGGTTCCAGTTCCGTGTGCCTCGAGATAGTCCACTGCGGCGGGCTCGTAGTCCACCTGCGCGAAAGCTGCCCGCATGGCTCTGATCTGGCCATCGACGGAGGGCGCGATCAGCGATTTCGCGTCGTTGGCGGCGCCCACGCCGCGGATCAGGCCGAAGATCTCGTCACCGTCGCGCTGTGCGTCGGAGTGGCGTTTGAGTAGGAACAGCGCACAGCCGTCGCCGGGGCTGAACCCGTCGGCCTCGCTGTCGAACGGGGTGATCCTGGTATGCGACAGCAGGCCGAGCGCCGAGCAGAGCACCAGATCGCGTGGTGTGCAGGCCAATTCGACTCCCCCCGCGAGGGCGAAATCGACGCGGCCCGTCCGCAGGGCACTGACCGAAAGGTCGAGCGCCGCCAGCGCCGACGCACAGGCGGCCTCGACGGCCACGGGGACAGCGCGCAGTTGGTACTCGCTCGCGATGACACCCGCCACGCCGCTGGCGAGCCAGCCGTCCAGGTCCGCGGGCACGAGCGGCTCCGCCCCAGGGGCGTAGCCGCGGCGGGCCCGCTCGAGAATCCGGGCGCGAGCGGCTGCGGGCAGATCTGCGAAGGCCTCGACATCGGCGGTAGCGGACTCCAGTTCGTGGAACGACCGCTCGCCGGCCCGCCTGCGCTCCGTCGCCAGGCACAGCGTGCTCCCGATCGCCACGACACCGGTGCGATCGCGCAGCGCCGCCGTCCGCCCGTACCGGGTGAGCGTCTCGCCGGCCACCGACAGTGCGATGCGATGTGCGGGGTCCATCGCCGCGTAGCGGCGCGGGGGGATGCGCAGCGCGGCCGGTGGCCGATCCGGTATCCGCATGGCCGCGCCGATCTCGGAATAGCTGTGCGTGAGCGTGATTTCGCCGGGCGCGAAATAGAGGTCGCGATCGAGCACGGTCCCGGGTACCGGTCCGATTCCTCCGCGGCCGGACCGGCTGTTGGCCCAGAAGCTCGCCGCGTCCGCGGACCCGGCGAAGGCCCCGCCGAACCCGACGATCGCGATCGGTTCGGCGCTCATTGCCGGGCGGGAGCGCGCAGCAGTCACGAATCTGGGTGCGGGGTGGCCTTCGAGCAGCAGATAGCTGAGCGTGCCGCCCAAGGCGGACCCACACACGGCCGCGTACCTGGACCCGGATTCCGGCTCGGCAGGCCAGCTTTCGCGGCTGGAAGCGATGCGGAACTGCGCACCCGGCGAGTCGGCGAGCCCCGCGCGCTGAGGCGGCATTGTGCGGTGATACAGCGCCAGCGCGGCTTTGGTGACACCGGCAAGACCCGCATTCGCGAAGGTGTGGCCAAGCCGATCGATGGCACTACCGAAAACCACCGAAGCCGGCGCGGCGTCACCGAGCAACTGGCCCAACCCCTTGACGTCGGCCGCCCCGACGGCCGCGATCCCCGGTCCTACGTTTTCGACATAGCGCACCGCCGCCGGGTCCACCGAGCTGGCCAGATGGCACTGCTGGGCAAGCAGGTACCGCTCATCCGCCGTCGTCGAGTATCGGAAGGCGCCACGGTGGGGTTCATGGCGCAGGACGCACTCGAGAATCGAGGCGTAGATGCGGTCGCCATCGGCGACGGCGGTCGATTGCCGTTTGAGCAGCAGCGCGCCGACCCCGTCGGACAGCGTGAAGCTCCCATCCTGGCTCGTAGTGAGACCCTTTGCGGCCAGGGCTTCTTCGATCAGCGAGCCTTCCCTGCGCTGACCCGTCACCACCAGCACCGCGTCGGAGGCGCCCGCGCGCAGGTTGGTCATCGCGGTGTCCAGTGCCACGAACGAGGTCGCGTCGGCGGATTCCAGTGCGATCGTGCGGCCGAGCAGCTGGAAGGTCGCCGCGATGCGCGCCGGGATCGTGCTCGCCATCTCGCCGACCCGATCGTGGCGCGAGGCGCCGAGGCGATGTGCGAGGCGGGTGCGGAACTCGCCGGTGAACCGACCGGCGACGCGGCGGACCCGATCGTCGTGGTCGGCCGCCGCTGCCCGCTCGAGTTCCCGGGCGTAGCGGGCGCTTTCGATTCGCAGCGCGTTCTTGTACTGGCGGTCGAGCCCGAAACATGTGCCCACCACGACATCAGTGCGTTCGCTCGGCAGCGGACGGTCCGGATATCCGGCATCGGCGAGGCACTGCCCAGCGGCCTCCACCATGAGTATTTGCATCCTGCTCATCGAGCCGCGCTGGACCGGCGGGATACGGAATGCGGCGATGTCGATGTCCAGGTCGTCCAAACCCGGAGGCGCTGTGGCCGGTTCGGCGGCGACGAGCAGCTGCCAGAGCGCCTCTATGTCACGGGCCCCTGGGTAGAGGCCCGCCATTGCGACAATCGCTATGGGCTCGTTCCGCATGGCCGTCTCACTCCTCGACGATTTCGACCACACCGCGGTCGCCGTCGACCATGATCAGGTCGCCGGTTTTGATCACGGTGGTCGCATGTTTGGTGTTGACGACCGACGGCAGCCGGAATTCGCGCGACACGATCGCGGAGTGCGACAGCATCGAACCGATATCGGTGACGATGCCGCCTGCGATGGCGAACAGCGGGGTCCAGGAGGAGTCGGTGTACCGCGTCACCAGGATCTCGCCGACCTGTAATTCGTCGGCCTGCCAGGCCAGGTCCTCCACGACGCGGGCGCGCCCGATGGCGGTGCCGGGGCTGGTGCCGAGTCCTTCGAGGCCGACACCATCCGGGGTAGGCCGCACGGCCTGGCCGGGGTCCCATTCGCCGACGAAACTCATTGGCGGCGCGGGCAACCGGGCATAGTTCTGAAAGGTGCGGCGGGCCTCGTCGATCGCTGTGCGAGGGAAGATCTCATGCGGATCGTCCTCGCCGGCCAGGTAGCGCAGGATATCGGTGAAGTCGAGGTAGGCGACCTCGTCGAGCGAGCGCAACACCCCCGCCGCGGCCAACCGGACGCCCACCTCGTAGACGACCTCGCGAACCAGCCACACCGACGTGATCATCGACATCCGGGCGATCTCGCGCAGGGAGCTGCACTTCTCATATAGCGAGATCACGGATTTCAGCGCGCGGCGTTTGGTCCGCGGCAGCCGTCTCATGGCCGCGTCCGTCTCGTCGGCGCGGGGGTCGGTGGTGGATTCGATGGCGTCGTCGAAGCAGAACCCATCCTCGGCGTAGCGGCGAATCATCTTGACCACGTACGACAGATCGTCGATCCAGCGCGGATGGGTGAGCTCCATCTCCTGCTGCGCCCGCGCGCCGTTCTCCCGCAGGAACGGCTCCATATGCGCCTTCCAGAACACCCGGCCCACCTGGTCGGCGCGCAGGCGTTCGACGACGTCCGCGACGGAACCGGACGTCATGATCCGATGCACCCTTGGGCGCTGGCGCACGATTTGGGCGAGCTCCCAGACTTCGCGCGCGGACGCGACAGTACGCAGGTTCGACATGTCTGTCTTCAAGCGGTTCTGCAACCGCTCCCCCGCCGCGCCGAGCCAGGTGCCGCACATCATCTCGAGCGCGCCGTAGAGCGTGAACGCGTTGATGAAGTACGGCATGTAGCCGACATGCATATCATGGAAGAACGTCAGGCGGCGCTGCATTTCGGTGTGCAGGGCGCGGCGGTCGAGCGCGGTCAGGTCGAGGCCGCGGGCCCGGTCGAACTCGCGCACCCGCGCGGTGACCATCCGGCGGGCGCGCTTGCGCATATCTCGCAGCTCGGTCACGGTCGCCTTTCCCCAGAACGCCGTCGATTTGGCGGTGGGGATACCGGTCCGGTAGCTGCCGAAGGGATTCCGGTAGGCGGCCTGGTCGACGTCCTCGCTAGCGAAGCGCGCGGCGATGCGCTTCTCGTCCTTGGTCCCGAGGCTCTGGCTGAGCAGGTAGCTGGTGTAGGAGATGTTCAGGTAGACATAACCCTGGAGGTACCCCATCTGCACGGTGATGTCGCCGGTATCGCGTACACCGGTCGCCCGCACACAATCGCTGTGCACGTTGTACTGGTAGTACTCGGCGAACGAAATGCCCAGCGGTGTCATGACTCCGGTGAAGATCTCACCGATGTCCATCCGCGACCACAGGGTGCCCTGCTGCACGGCTTCGGGCTGGGGATCCCGGTAGGGGCTGCGGCGCATGGGCTGCGGTGGCGCCACAGTGATGGGACGGGTCTGCAGCAGATACAGCGCACCGCCCTCTACCGCCCATTCGATGTCCTGCTCGGCGCCGTACCGCTCGCGCACCAGCACCGCCAGTGCGGCGAGCCCGGTCAGTTGCTCCTGCGACAGGCAAGCGACGCCGCGCAGCTCCTCGGGCACCTTGACCAGCTCCACGATGCCCGGTGCCACCGACACAGTCATGGCGACCTTATAGCGGACGTTCTGGTCGGTCACGCGTGACCCGGCCGGATCCACCGTGAACGAGTCGGCGCTCACCCGTCCCGAAACGAGTCCCTCGCCGAGGCCCCAGACCGCATCCACCACGAAGCGGTCGGTGCGCCCGCTGATCGGGTCCCGGGTGAACAGCACACCGGCAGCCTCTGCCTGGACCATCTGCTGGATCACCACGGCGATTGATCCGGCATCGGCGGCGCCGCGGTAGACGGCCGCCCGGTCCGACCACAGCGAGGCCCAGCACGCCTTGACAGCATCGAGAACCCCTGCGGCGCTGGAGATGTTCAGCACGGTGTCATGTTGTCCGGCGAAGGACTGCGCGGCCGAATCCTCGCGGCAGGCCGAGGACCGCACCGCGACCCGCCGCGCGCCGAGTGCCGCATAGGCGTCGAGGATGGCGTCGCTGATATCCGCGGGAATCTCGGCGGTCAGCACCCGGGATCTGACGGCGCCGGGCTCGCCCGCCAGGGCTTGGGCATCGAGGCCGATCTCGCGCCGGAAACGATCGAACAATTCGGTGGTGAGGCAAAAGGCCGGCGGCACCGGCAGCCCGGCCCGCGTCATTTCATCGAGGCGAGCTCCTTTGCCGCCCAGCGATTCCGGGTCTGCGGCCACCGGTTCGCCGAGTACGACGATCATGTCATGCGCGGTCTGGCGGGTGGCAGTCATGACAGGCGCTCCTCGGCGTCGGTGTTCGATGAGGACGGATTGCGGCCGACGAACGAGCAGAACTGCTCACCGGGAATCAGGCGGCGCACCTCGACATCGACGAAGCCCGCGTCCTCGAACTGCTGGGCCAGTTCGGCGGAATCGGGCAGCGGGCCGCCGAAGTCGGCGAACTCGAACCACAGACCCAGCACTTCGGTGCTGAGATTTCCGCCCTTGCACGCGCTGGTGAGCAGAAGTCGCCCATCGGGTTTCAGCAGCGACCGCACGCGCGCGAGCAGCTCGGTGCGTTCGTCCGCCGCGAAGTAGTAGATGTTGTTGTGCATCGTGACGATGTCGAACAGTTCCGAGCAGGAAAACTCCCGCACATCGGCTCGCCTGACCTCGACGCGATCCGCCAATCCCCACTGCGCCAGATTGGCGGCGGCCGCCGCGGCGACCTCGGCCTGATAGTCGATGGCGACGGCGGTCAGCTCGGGATTGAGCGATGCGGCGTGGCGCACGTACACCCCACTGCCACAACCGATTTCCAACAGGCTTACCGGGCCGGTGCGGGGCAGCACGCTTTCAACCGATTCCTCGAGGAACGGCTGGACGATCCGGCTGGAACGGGCGATGATCGAGCCGTCCTGATCCGACATCGTCAGCCTGGCGCCGCTGCGCACCATGGCGGGCGCGTTCAGCAGGACCGGAAGATGGAAGCGCACCAGCTCTTCCAGCGCCGCGGCGACCGCGTCGTTGCGGGGCCGGGCCAGCGCTCTGGCCCGGCGGCTCGCCAACCGATAGCGACCGTCGGAAATCCCGAGCTCGCCGAGCCGCACGCCCAGATCCAGCCAGGCGCGCAACAGCCGACGGTCACCCATGATTCCGACGGCGTCGGCGAGGGCGCCGACATCGCGCGCTCCGCCGGCGAGTTGTTGCAGCACACCCTGGTCCAGCGCCGCGACCAGAAAGCTCGCTCTGTACAGCGGGGTGGCAAAGCTCCTGGCCAGCGACAACAGCAGCGGCAGGCTGCCTGCGGCATTCGCTTTGGTCAGCGTGGAGAATTTCATCGGTGCATCCTTTGGCGATCGCCGGTGGGGGCCGTCGATCCGGGGGTGGAGGTGTAGCCGGCGAGGTCATCCCGCAGTCGGCGGAGCAGGCTGAACCGATGCGGGCCGACGAGATAGAAATGACCGCCGAGGAAATGCCCGCGGCGCATCGAGCCCGTGGTGTACCGACGCCACTGGCCGGTCTGCTCCTCGTCGGCGATGAGATCGCCCGCAGCGGAGTACACGGTCAGCGGACAATCCAGTGGCGGCCGGGGTTGCGGCCGGTAGGTCTCGCACGCACGCAGGTCCGCGCGCAGGGTTGGAAGTCGGCGATCGAACTGTGATCTCGCACCGGAACCCAGTAGTCCACCCAGCTCGCGCACCCAAGCCAGGAGCTCGTCATCGGACAGTTCGGCGCCGAGTGAAGTCCCGTACAGATGCGGGGCCCGGCTGCCGGAGACGAACAGGTGCGCGGGCGCGGGCGCACCTCGCTCGCGCAGCACGCAAGCCACCTCGTACGCCAGCAGAGCGCCCATGCTGTGCCCGAAGAACGCGTAGCGGTCGAGGAAGCCCTGCCCGATCAGCGCCGTGGCGACCTCGCGCGCCAGCGCCCGGATATCGGTCGAGGCCGGCTCCCACAAGCGAAGTCCGCGCCCGGGCAACAATAGCGGAACGACATGGACATCCGGGCCCAGATGATCCGGCCAGTCCCGGAAAA carries:
- a CDS encoding PEP/pyruvate-binding domain-containing protein yields the protein MTATRQTAHDMIVVLGEPVAADPESLGGKGARLDEMTRAGLPVPPAFCLTTELFDRFRREIGLDAQALAGEPGAVRSRVLTAEIPADISDAILDAYAALGARRVAVRSSACREDSAAQSFAGQHDTVLNISSAAGVLDAVKACWASLWSDRAAVYRGAADAGSIAVVIQQMVQAEAAGVLFTRDPISGRTDRFVVDAVWGLGEGLVSGRVSADSFTVDPAGSRVTDQNVRYKVAMTVSVAPGIVELVKVPEELRGVACLSQEQLTGLAALAVLVRERYGAEQDIEWAVEGGALYLLQTRPITVAPPQPMRRSPYRDPQPEAVQQGTLWSRMDIGEIFTGVMTPLGISFAEYYQYNVHSDCVRATGVRDTGDITVQMGYLQGYVYLNISYTSYLLSQSLGTKDEKRIAARFASEDVDQAAYRNPFGSYRTGIPTAKSTAFWGKATVTELRDMRKRARRMVTARVREFDRARGLDLTALDRRALHTEMQRRLTFFHDMHVGYMPYFINAFTLYGALEMMCGTWLGAAGERLQNRLKTDMSNLRTVASAREVWELAQIVRQRPRVHRIMTSGSVADVVERLRADQVGRVFWKAHMEPFLRENGARAQQEMELTHPRWIDDLSYVVKMIRRYAEDGFCFDDAIESTTDPRADETDAAMRRLPRTKRRALKSVISLYEKCSSLREIARMSMITSVWLVREVVYEVGVRLAAAGVLRSLDEVAYLDFTDILRYLAGEDDPHEIFPRTAIDEARRTFQNYARLPAPPMSFVGEWDPGQAVRPTPDGVGLEGLGTSPGTAIGRARVVEDLAWQADELQVGEILVTRYTDSSWTPLFAIAGGIVTDIGSMLSHSAIVSREFRLPSVVNTKHATTVIKTGDLIMVDGDRGVVEIVEE
- a CDS encoding beta-ketoacyl [acyl carrier protein] synthase domain-containing protein, translated to MRNEPIAIVAMAGLYPGARDIEALWQLLVAAEPATAPPGLDDLDIDIAAFRIPPVQRGSMSRMQILMVEAAGQCLADAGYPDRPLPSERTDVVVGTCFGLDRQYKNALRIESARYARELERAAAADHDDRVRRVAGRFTGEFRTRLAHRLGASRHDRVGEMASTIPARIAATFQLLGRTIALESADATSFVALDTAMTNLRAGASDAVLVVTGQRREGSLIEEALAAKGLTTSQDGSFTLSDGVGALLLKRQSTAVADGDRIYASILECVLRHEPHRGAFRYSTTADERYLLAQQCHLASSVDPAAVRYVENVGPGIAAVGAADVKGLGQLLGDAAPASVVFGSAIDRLGHTFANAGLAGVTKAALALYHRTMPPQRAGLADSPGAQFRIASSRESWPAEPESGSRYAAVCGSALGGTLSYLLLEGHPAPRFVTAARSRPAMSAEPIAIVGFGGAFAGSADAASFWANSRSGRGGIGPVPGTVLDRDLYFAPGEITLTHSYSEIGAAMRIPDRPPAALRIPPRRYAAMDPAHRIALSVAGETLTRYGRTAALRDRTGVVAIGSTLCLATERRRAGERSFHELESATADVEAFADLPAAARARILERARRGYAPGAEPLVPADLDGWLASGVAGVIASEYQLRAVPVAVEAACASALAALDLSVSALRTGRVDFALAGGVELACTPRDLVLCSALGLLSHTRITPFDSEADGFSPGDGCALFLLKRHSDAQRDGDEIFGLIRGVGAANDAKSLIAPSVDGQIRAMRAAFAQVDYEPAAVDYLEAHGTGTRVGDRVEIAATAAVYAAPQRARPLVIGSVKALIGHTFAAAGGAGLLHALQAVRAGVFPHNTHLTTINPDLPLHDIPAVLPRASSPWQAESGRPRRAGVSSFGTGGINYHLLLQEDGQD
- a CDS encoding thioesterase II family protein, which gives rise to MPLELRTQRPAPDPSGLWFSGVDARPVAIRLVCFAHAGGAPSVFRDWPDHLGPDVHVVPLLLPGRGLRLWEPASTDIRALAREVATALIGQGFLDRYAFFGHSMGALLAYEVACVLRERGAPAPAHLFVSGSRAPHLYGTSLGAELSDDELLAWVRELGGLLGSGARSQFDRRLPTLRADLRACETYRPQPRPPLDCPLTVYSAAGDLIADEEQTGQWRRYTTGSMRRGHFLGGHFYLVGPHRFSLLRRLRDDLAGYTSTPGSTAPTGDRQRMHR
- a CDS encoding SAM-dependent methyltransferase, translating into MKFSTLTKANAAGSLPLLLSLARSFATPLYRASFLVAALDQGVLQQLAGGARDVGALADAVGIMGDRRLLRAWLDLGVRLGELGISDGRYRLASRRARALARPRNDAVAAALEELVRFHLPVLLNAPAMVRSGARLTMSDQDGSIIARSSRIVQPFLEESVESVLPRTGPVSLLEIGCGSGVYVRHAASLNPELTAVAIDYQAEVAAAAAANLAQWGLADRVEVRRADVREFSCSELFDIVTMHNNIYYFAADERTELLARVRSLLKPDGRLLLTSACKGGNLSTEVLGLWFEFADFGGPLPDSAELAQQFEDAGFVDVEVRRLIPGEQFCSFVGRNPSSSNTDAEERLS